The following proteins are co-located in the Mesorhizobium sp. M1E.F.Ca.ET.045.02.1.1 genome:
- a CDS encoding ABC transporter permease subunit yields MTDLSLSNQAIAGKTAPPSEARALRLPTQWIGVAPFFIFAVMFLILPTLYLMLGAFQNEAGEFTLENLVALSEPNIVAAYWISIKVSLASALIGAFAGLAIAIAIVRGGLPDWIRSATLTFSGVASNFAGIPLAFAFLATLGRLGLATVLLNTLLGLNIYAHGFNILSFWGLTLTYVYFQIPLMVVIIVPAIDGLKREWGEAAATLGATTAQYWRIVVIPVIWPSFLGTVILLFANAFGAIATAYALTGSSLNIVPILLYAQIRGDVLHNAHLGYAIAFGMIVITGLANVFYIWFRTRSERWLK; encoded by the coding sequence ATGACCGATCTCTCGCTTTCAAACCAAGCCATTGCAGGGAAGACCGCGCCACCCAGCGAGGCGCGCGCGTTGCGGCTGCCGACGCAATGGATCGGCGTCGCGCCCTTCTTCATCTTCGCCGTCATGTTCCTGATCCTGCCCACGCTCTACCTGATGCTGGGCGCTTTCCAGAACGAGGCGGGTGAGTTCACGCTGGAAAATCTCGTCGCCCTGTCGGAGCCAAACATCGTTGCCGCCTACTGGATCTCTATCAAGGTCAGCCTGGCTTCGGCGCTGATCGGAGCTTTTGCCGGCTTGGCAATAGCCATCGCCATCGTGCGCGGCGGCCTGCCGGACTGGATACGTTCGGCGACGCTCACGTTTTCCGGCGTCGCTTCCAATTTCGCCGGTATTCCGCTGGCCTTCGCCTTCCTCGCCACCCTTGGCCGGCTCGGCCTTGCGACTGTGCTGCTGAACACGCTTTTAGGTCTCAACATCTATGCGCACGGCTTCAACATCCTGTCCTTCTGGGGCCTGACGCTGACCTATGTCTATTTCCAGATTCCGCTGATGGTGGTGATCATCGTGCCGGCGATCGACGGGCTGAAGAGGGAATGGGGGGAGGCCGCCGCGACGCTCGGCGCGACCACGGCCCAGTACTGGCGCATAGTGGTCATCCCGGTGATCTGGCCGAGCTTCCTCGGCACCGTCATCCTGCTCTTCGCCAATGCCTTCGGCGCCATAGCTACGGCTTATGCGCTGACCGGTTCGTCGCTCAACATCGTGCCGATCCTGCTCTATGCGCAGATCCGTGGCGACGTGCTGCACAATGCGCATCTCGGCTATGCGATCGCCTTCGGCATGATCGTCATCACCGGCCTCGCCAATGTCTTCTACATCTGGTTCCGGACACGGTCGGAGAGGTGGCTGAAATGA